In Cyprinus carpio isolate SPL01 chromosome A1, ASM1834038v1, whole genome shotgun sequence, the following proteins share a genomic window:
- the ednrba gene encoding endothelin receptor Ba isoform X2, which yields MMESRYVVSLLILLTGHFVTISAQGKGQLSTGLVSPTLKSALGTGNVVNESMPRRPRVLPPMCTGPTEIRDTFKYINTVVSCIVFVVGIIGNSTLLRIIYKNKCMRNGPNILIASLALGDLLHIVIDIPINVYKLLAEDWPFGVGLCKMVPFIQKTSVGITVLSLCALSIDRFRAVASWNRIKGIGVPKWTAIEIILIWVLSIILAVPEAIAFDMITMDYKGEQLRICLLHPMQKNKFMQFYKSAKDWWLFSFYFCMPLMCTAIFYTLMTCEMLRKKNGVQIVLSDHLKQRREVAKTVFCLVLVFALCWLPLHLSRILKHTIYDERDPNRCELLSFFLVLDYIGINMASVNSCINPIALYMVSKRFKSCFRSCLCCWCLPPEMLAMDDKQSCMKLKVTERGSEQSNSRASNIHFSLGTDLHTGFLLLQSL from the exons ATGATGGAATCAAGATACGTTGTTTCTTTGCTCATTCTCCTGACTGGACACTTCGTCACGATAAGTGCTCAAGGGAAGGGGCAACTTTCCACGGGACTTGTGTCTCCAACCCTGAAATCTGCACTTGGTACAGGCAATGTGGTCAATGAGTCCATGCCTCGACGACCAAGAGTTTTGCCGCCTATGTGCACAGGTCCCACAGAAATAAGAGATACTTTCAAGTATATTAACACCGTGGTTTCATGCATTGTGTTTGTAGTTGGGATAATCGGGAACTCTACGCTGCTcagaatcatttataaaaacaaatgcatgagGAACGGTCCTAATATCCTCATTGCAAGTCTTGCGCTTGGGGACCTTTTGCATATTGTCATAGACATTCCCATTAACGTCTATAAG CTTCTGGCTGAAGATTGGCCATTTGGTGTTGGACTTTGCAAAATGGTTCCCTTTATACAAAAGACATCAGTTGGCATCACAGTGCTGAGTTTGTGTGCACTGAGTATAGACAG GTTTCGAGCAGTGGCATCGTGGAACCGCATCAAAGGCATTGGCGTCCCTAAATGGACAGCCattgaaatcattctgatatgggTGCTGTCCATTATACTTGCAGTGCCAGAGGCCATTGCCTTTGACATGATCACAATGGATTACAAAGGAGAGCAGCTTAGGATTTGCTTGCTCCACCCTATGCAGAAAAACAAGTTCATGCAG TTTTATAAGTCAGCCAAAGATTGGTGGCTTTTCAGTTTCTACTTCTGCATGCCGCTGATGTGTACTGCTATCTTCTACACTCTCATGACCTGTGAAATGCTTCGAAAAAAGAATGGGGTCCAAATTGTACTTAGTGATCACCTAAAACAG AGGCGTGAGGTGGCTAAAACCGTGTTCTGTCTGGTGCTAGTCTTTGCACTGTGCTGGCTTCCTCTGCATCTCAGTCGTATTCTTAAGCATACCATTTATGATGAAAGGGACCCCAACCGCTGCGAGCTTCTGAG TTTCTTCCTGGTTCTTGATTATATCGGGATCAACATGGCATCAGTGAACTCGTGCATAAACCCAATCGCTCTGTATATGGTTAGCAAGCGCTTCAAGAGCTGTTTCAGA TCATGTCTGTGTTGCTGGTGCCTTCCTCCTGAAATGTTAGCCATGGATGACAAGCAGTCCTGCATGAAGCTGAAGGTGACAGAGCGAGGATCTGAACAAAGCAATAGCCGTGCCTCCAACATACACTTCAGCTTAGGCACTGATCTGCATACAG GATTCCTCCTCCTGCAGTCACTGTGA
- the ednrba gene encoding endothelin receptor Ba isoform X1 translates to MMESRYVVSLLILLTGHFVTISAQGKGQLSTGLVSPTLKSALGTGNVVNESMPRRPRVLPPMCTGPTEIRDTFKYINTVVSCIVFVVGIIGNSTLLRIIYKNKCMRNGPNILIASLALGDLLHIVIDIPINVYKLLAEDWPFGVGLCKMVPFIQKTSVGITVLSLCALSIDRFRAVASWNRIKGIGVPKWTAIEIILIWVLSIILAVPEAIAFDMITMDYKGEQLRICLLHPMQKNKFMQFYKSAKDWWLFSFYFCMPLMCTAIFYTLMTCEMLRKKNGVQIVLSDHLKQRREVAKTVFCLVLVFALCWLPLHLSRILKHTIYDERDPNRCELLSFFLVLDYIGINMASVNSCINPIALYMVSKRFKSCFRSCLCCWCLPPEMLAMDDKQSCMKLKVTERGSEQSNSRASNIHFSLGTDLHTGIGGQQFPFNI, encoded by the exons ATGATGGAATCAAGATACGTTGTTTCTTTGCTCATTCTCCTGACTGGACACTTCGTCACGATAAGTGCTCAAGGGAAGGGGCAACTTTCCACGGGACTTGTGTCTCCAACCCTGAAATCTGCACTTGGTACAGGCAATGTGGTCAATGAGTCCATGCCTCGACGACCAAGAGTTTTGCCGCCTATGTGCACAGGTCCCACAGAAATAAGAGATACTTTCAAGTATATTAACACCGTGGTTTCATGCATTGTGTTTGTAGTTGGGATAATCGGGAACTCTACGCTGCTcagaatcatttataaaaacaaatgcatgagGAACGGTCCTAATATCCTCATTGCAAGTCTTGCGCTTGGGGACCTTTTGCATATTGTCATAGACATTCCCATTAACGTCTATAAG CTTCTGGCTGAAGATTGGCCATTTGGTGTTGGACTTTGCAAAATGGTTCCCTTTATACAAAAGACATCAGTTGGCATCACAGTGCTGAGTTTGTGTGCACTGAGTATAGACAG GTTTCGAGCAGTGGCATCGTGGAACCGCATCAAAGGCATTGGCGTCCCTAAATGGACAGCCattgaaatcattctgatatgggTGCTGTCCATTATACTTGCAGTGCCAGAGGCCATTGCCTTTGACATGATCACAATGGATTACAAAGGAGAGCAGCTTAGGATTTGCTTGCTCCACCCTATGCAGAAAAACAAGTTCATGCAG TTTTATAAGTCAGCCAAAGATTGGTGGCTTTTCAGTTTCTACTTCTGCATGCCGCTGATGTGTACTGCTATCTTCTACACTCTCATGACCTGTGAAATGCTTCGAAAAAAGAATGGGGTCCAAATTGTACTTAGTGATCACCTAAAACAG AGGCGTGAGGTGGCTAAAACCGTGTTCTGTCTGGTGCTAGTCTTTGCACTGTGCTGGCTTCCTCTGCATCTCAGTCGTATTCTTAAGCATACCATTTATGATGAAAGGGACCCCAACCGCTGCGAGCTTCTGAG TTTCTTCCTGGTTCTTGATTATATCGGGATCAACATGGCATCAGTGAACTCGTGCATAAACCCAATCGCTCTGTATATGGTTAGCAAGCGCTTCAAGAGCTGTTTCAGA TCATGTCTGTGTTGCTGGTGCCTTCCTCCTGAAATGTTAGCCATGGATGACAAGCAGTCCTGCATGAAGCTGAAGGTGACAGAGCGAGGATCTGAACAAAGCAATAGCCGTGCCTCCAACATACACTTCAGCTTAGGCACTGATCTGCATACAGGTATTGGTGGCCAACAGTTTCCATTTAACATTTAG